TGTTAACATGATGTGTGGATGTCAGGTGATCGTCACCATCTGAGGATCACGTCACAGTCGACTCCCAGAGGTATATTCGACTTTTAcctctttcaaatgtaaaacacttTCCCTCCTTATAGTGGCACATTTGCAACTGACGTATCCAGAACAAGCTCATGACAAAACAGACTGAGAATGTGCGTATATCCAATCCATAATGCCTTGTTCAACACCCAGCTCTGCATGGTACAGGACAACGTACACTGATGATAAGCTTCTCTGATTAGGCCCAGTCAGGATGGCCTTATGGACCTGTGTCAGGCAGCTTGATAACAAAATTGAgattatttcaaaatattgaTGAGCGACATGCTTAAATATTCTCATTTACAACTAGAAACATGAATCCAAAACCAGACTTTTTATACAAATTACACAAAACTCCACACAGCCAGTGTTagccattattttattttagtccagtgcatgtctgaaaacagctataggctgtttaaagatggatgacatgacagcttgCAAAAAGGGAAACCAAATCATCTTggtggccccctggtggctgcctgcagtataggtcttgaaaccctgcctcctccatgttagcattTCGATAAGATTGGGTTGGGTTGCTAAGTTGTTTCTGATGTAACTGTTTGTCACTGACCAACCTGCTTGCTTGCACACACCCTGCTCGTGCTCTGATTGTTCATAACCGAAGGCTTCAGgcagagagacatagagacgATCGTCAGAAGCTGGTGAGAGAGAAGTTGGCTATGAGCAGTTGTCAGTCAACTGCTCATAGCCAACAGCCTGTGCGGTGAACAGGGTTCAAGAGatggacaaagagaaaaaaccTGGCCTGGTAAACATCTTCACCATCAGTTGTGTCACAAAGACTTAGGATGCAGTATCTGAAATCCATCCAGTCTTCCAGTATCTGCTTAGATCAAAGTCTGCtaagaaaattacaaaatatatcGTAATTGGGTCACATTTCAGTATTTGGCAACAAAAGAGCAGGGGTTATTGGTTCATTTACAAATCAACATGAACTTAAGCTCTTGTGTTGGGTAATATTAACTCTGTAAACATGACTTTGGTTTTACCAAAGTTTTACTAAAGTTATTTTACAAAGTgataaaaactatattttaaaaacttttgaTAAGTAAACTTCACCCCCCCTGAATTTTTCTGTCGTAATAAGCTGGCTACAGTACAATAATGAAATCATGTAATTTTAAGATAAGGGCATTTCACAGTAGACGAAGAGTAGatagcatgtaaaaaaaaagagaggcagAAGGAGGAAAGGAATAAAAGACGAAGCACATGGAAACactcaatatgtttttttttctttttatatgaaGCAAAAATGTGTGACAGCAGGTTTAAAATAAAACGTTGACAGAAATCCTGAATATTTGGATCCTGCATGAAGGCGAATAGCTTTGTGACACATTATTGTTCTGCTGGATGAGTTCACACAGTGTCACGGTTGTTTAACAGTTTGCGTCGGTGACTTTCCAATGTGACGACATTTCGGACGTTTTCTCTGCCATCAGTACACAGGCGCATGCACACATTAGGAAACTTGAgcaaacttctttttttttttttttgcagtgagGCTCGCTATAAAAGGCCTGAGCTGCCTCCCTGCGGCTCCAGTCTGTGCTGACCTGTCTGTGCTGACCGACATGAAGCCCCTCCTGCTCCTGCCGCTGCTCGGATGCCTCGGTAAAGACTCTTTGAAATTGTGCACAGGCCTGTTCCGTCTTTGCATCTTTGCCTGATTTATTCATTCCAACATGTACATTGACAGCCACCATCGCCTCCTGCATCACTAACGTGAAATGGTGCGTCACGTCGGACAGAGAGATGCTGAAGTGTCAGGCCCTGAGTGGTGTGGCCCCGGTCTTCTCCTGTGTGCAGAGAGCCGGAACCAAGGAATGTGTGACCGCCATCCAGGTACCAACACTCACAACTCACCCACAACATCACTGCATCTGCCCACACATTTCTCCATTGCTTCCTTCAGCGTGGATACTGTGACTGATCTGTTATCTGttattgtaatatatatatatatatatatatatatatatatatatatatatatatatatatatatatatatatatatatatatatatataacaatgaCTCTTGTTCAGATTTCAATTCATTGAAGAAGTGGTGGATGGAGGATTCAGATCCTTAAGTAAAAGAGTCAACACCAAAATAATCCGACAAAGTAAATCTGATATAGGCtgatatttgatttaaatgataCATTTTGGAAGGTGCACAGTTATCGTTATTTTTATGATCATTAAGatgctgattattattatgattactaTTGTAAATGAGACAATCCTGCATAGTAAGTACTTccacttacttacttttacatACTGGCTGTACAaatacgcacacacaaacacactacaCAGATTATTGTGATGTCCAttattttacttaagtaaaggaTCTGAATAATTCCTCCAACACTGATTAAATCAATTGAAAtctaaatgaataaatctaaCTATAGTTGTTATTATCGGGATTTCtgttttaatctatttatttattttatatattatatttatttttatgcctCGGTTACTTGTGTCTTTCAAACACCTTTTtgtcaatatctccattagcacatacttctttacagtgacCAGACCAGACTGGTGGCCAGACTTTCATCTCAATGCAGTGAACTTATTCTTGACTCATTTTGACCTATTATTATTCCTATGCCTTTATTCCCCTCGGTATTAATAAATTATCTACTGTATCTATCCATttaaataatgatcataataataatgataatatagtTGTCATCATTGTTAATATTACTGTCACCTGAGTAAAAAGTTTCTGTCCACAATGGCCACAATGCAAAAATTCTACATAATTTAATTCATCATACTTCATACGAGAAGATTTAAAATCTGTGCaaaacagctgtaaaatatatttacccCTGGACTGTTGTTGAGACGTGTAAATTGACATCAAACTAGAGTTTTCAAGCAAAGATACATGCAACATTTTTCGAAGGATCAGTGATTGATTACATTTCCACTGCATTTATACCAATAAAATAGGCATGTTTGGTAAAAATCTTTTTTCTAATAGGCTGGTGAGGCAGATGCCATCACTTTAGATGGAGGGGAAATCCACACTGCTGGACTGGACAATCTGCATCCCATAATTGCTGAGCAGTACAGCACCTGTATGTTTACCAATCAGCTCTCTTTACTGTCAAAATAAGCATGATTCAAAGGATGttgtgcattttgtttgcaCTATGTGTTTTAACTTTTTACACACATTCGTTGGGTGTGCATCTAGCTGCTGAAACCTGTTACTACGCTGTTGCTGTGGTGAAGAAGGGCACAGGATTTAAATTCGGGGATCTCAGGGGGAAGAAAACCTGCCATACTGGGGTGGGGAAATCTGCAGGCTGGAACATTCCCATAGGAACTCTGCTCAACAAGGGATACATTAGTTGGGCAGGCATTGATGACGGAAACCTGGAGGACGGTGAGTCTAATGTTTTTAACGCAATGctctaaaaacaacaaagttgCACAGGCACTCCATCAGTTTTTAGTCATTCATTTTATAAGGTAAAAAACCTGAAAAGGATGATGTGTggaataaattatataattaccAAACAATAGAAGAATGTTGATGCACTGACACTATAATTTTGGTTTGGGGGCGGAGGTGAGTTGCCAGGACtctgtatttttaatttcatttttattttgcagcgGTGGCCGAGTTCTTCCTGTCCAGCTGTGCCCCCGGGGCAACAAACCAGAAGCTGTGCGCGCTGTGCAAAGGAAACTGCGACAAGACCGAGTCTAATCCTTATTATAATTACCACGGGGCTTTCAAGTCAGTTTGAGtttctttctttgatttatCTCAGTTTATCTGACTTTTACTGCCCTATCCTCTCTGCGGAAATACACAATACTACTGTGATGATGACTCTGATGCTGATGCATGTCTGCTCTGTACTGTTTAACAGGTGTCTGAAAGACGGATCAGGAGAAGTAGCTTTTGTGAAGCATCTCACTGTCCCTGGTCAGTGTGACACAATCATCTTGTGTCATGAATTATTGAATTATATGAATTTAGAATTGTCAAATGTCTTTTTGCAGAAATCCTCCtaaatttcttattttaacTATGAATTGTATTCGAaatttttgtcttttgaaataacaacaaaacaaacaacagcactGTTGATCGGGCCCCGTCACATTCATATCACAATCACTGAACTATCATGGGCACACATTATATTACCATATTATAACGAGCtctaaatgttattatttaaaccatcatttctattttaaacATCTTGCACTTTCTAAGTTATTTCTCCTTCTTATTTAAAAACTAACTCTGTCCATCTCATTGGCTCCCAGTGACAATCTGCTGTAGGTGGATCCAagctctgtttatttatttgttaagaTTAAATTTATTTTACTTCCTTTCTCACggttttgtaaaataaataccaaTTCTTTATGAgggtttttttaataattaccTTACATTTAGATTCAAAAGCACAAATAAGATTCTCACTCCCTAACTGATATCCATATGAGCAAACTACTCCTTTGCTAAACCATAAAGTAAAACTTATCAGTGTGAGGATAGTTACACGGTTTATTTGAAACTGTAAGattgaaacagacaaaaaaacactctAAAATCCCTGTTGTGAACCTCTTTCAGATGATGAAAGGGACGGCTATGAGCTGCTGTGCACTGATAACAGCAGAAAGCCCATAGACCAGTATGAGAAATGCAACCTTGCCAAGGTTCCAGGTCATGCTGTGGTCACTCGCAGTGACGACCAGGAGCTGGGGGACTTCATCTGGAAAAGCCTCGACTCAGTAAAGGTAACAGGATATAGATTTCTATATGTTTTCACCCCGATTTGTTTCCCTAGATGCTGGATTCAGATCAAAATTACTTTTAGCATTTCCACGAAAATTGGGTGAAAGATGAGgaatgggccaagaaagaaaccATTGAATTCTGGATTTTGTTAGTTTATATTGACATTTTCAGCGATTGATTAGATCCATAGAAGAATTAATGGatcataatgaaaaaaaatcaggcacattaagggaactgatatttgagtttgtgcaatttgctgGAGCTTGATTGAATATTATCAGGAGACTGTGAGGTATACACTCAATCAGTTGCCTGaacatatgtttgtttgtgttttttcagaactttgaccttttctcGTCGGTGACCTATGGTGGAAAGAACCTGATGTTCAAGGACTCAACAAAAAGCCTAATGCAGCTGCCCCCGAACGTTGACCACAAAATGTATCTGGGTCCTAAGTACTTAGACAGCATTGAAACCATTAAGAAAGGTACTGTAAACACaagcagataaaacacactgactgacattCATAACAACCAGAGAAACAGATATATTGACTGCAGCCACTGGCTTATGATTATATCTTACTTCACTTTCCAGGGAAAACCCCAAGCACCACGTCTGACATAAAATGGTGTGTTGTGGGCGACAGGGAGAAAGTAAAGTGTGATGAGTGGAGCATCAGCAGTTTGGGAAAAGATGGCACCAACTTTCTTTGCATGAGAGGCCTGTCATCTGAAGACTGCCTGAAAAAGATTATGGTAAAACAGTCCTGGCTGAAACATATAAATCTGTTGTTAACttggaaaatatttttgcttcattttgtGCTGCTGGTtgttgattttctgtttatGCCTAAATCACCCGCAGTATAAAGAGGCTGATGCAGTGGCAGTGGATGGAGGTCAGGTGTACACAGCTGGAAAGTGTGGTCTGGTTCCTGCTATGGTGGAGCAGTATACTCAAGGTCAGATGACCGCACTGAAAATAAACTTAtgcactgtgtttttattccacatttatCGACCTGAGTAATATTTGCATGTCTTTCTCTTCACAGACCAGTGCGGTCAAAGTGGAGGTAATAaaccagtttgtgtttctcttctttctacACATCCGgcagtttaaatgaaacaatgaatTATTTGTATCAcaatcaaatacacacaatccCTGAGGAAACATCTAACCAATAACCAATAGCTGCAATGACTGAACTATTGACTgttaaacaaacagctgattggAACTTAAACCCTGTAGATTTTCCCTGTAATGATAATTCAATTGTGTAGAATTGTATGTAAATAACCgaacaaaaaaatgatgtaCCAATCTGGACTTCTATAAGGACATTCATGCATCTCAAGGTGATCTTTAGGTGAAATGAGTTCATAATTATGGTAGTTTTCTGATCAAGGTCTTTCCATCCCTCCACTCTTGTAGTCACAGGCTCCTTTTACTATGCTGTCGCTGTGGTAAAGAAAGATACAGTGACGAACTGGTCAGACCTGAAAGGCAAGATTTCTTGCCACACAGGCATGGGAAGAACCGCTGGCTGGAACATCCCCATGGGTCTCATCTatgaagaaactaaaaactGCAACCTCTGTGAGTTACCATTGGTTCATTCAAGCAAAGCACCCGCTTTGACCATGAGGCTAATTCTCCTGCTAAGAACGATGTTCAAGTTCTaatttgaaatcaaatcaaagcataataatgttttctattgtagagagagaacattttgtttgtaaatgttcaCTTGCTGAatttgtttcccacaatgtCCACTTGTCACAGCCAAACTTTAAGTTATTTCaagttttttatgtttacaatATGTTTTGCCAACATCTTTCTCAAAACCTTAACAAAACCATTGTGCACGAATGTAATtgttgagctgttttttttcacacaattTTAACACCAACACAACTCCCAGCGGCTTATTTCAGTAGTAGCTGTGCCCCTGGAGCCAACCCCAGCTCTCCGCTCTGTGCTCACTGTGTTGGCAATTCGGACTCTAGGTTCAAGTGCGAAGCCAGTGATGAAGAGAGGTACTACGGCTACGCTGGAGCTTTTAGGTAAGATGCAGCACTGCCGTTAATCTCTGCAGAAGGTTTAatgtacatgtactgtatgttaaaGTAGTAGTTTGACATTATGGGAAATACacagattttatttctctctgagAATACTGAGTACCGCAGATAAtactcctctctctcacacaccccTTAAACTACGTGTATGTTGTAAGCATAGATTatcacaaaagtaaaaatacttcCCCAGAATTGTGTCAGCACTGGAGTATGGTCTGGTTGTATCAATTATCATTTTGATTCtgggggaataacactggagggGAGTGCACATGCCATGTAGTAATGCTGAGTCCTTACTGCAGCAGCTCGGGTTTGAATTTGGCCTGAATTTAGTCGTTCCCTAATCCCACGGGCTGGAGTTACCATAAAGCCACGTCGTCACGTACAGCACTCTGTACGTTTCTGATGTCCCAGTAACGCATATTACcgaaaatgtcaaactcttcCTTTGATTATTCTTCCACTGCTCCCTGCTATAGGAATAACATCATCTCCATATATGTTGTGCCTGTTTTTACAGATGTCTGGCGAGAGGTTCCGCTGATGTTGCCTTCGTCAAACACACAATCGTCGCAGAAAACACAGGTGGTAAGCAACTGATGCCGACCAGCTCTCACATCTATGACAGTGTTGTTTCCGATAAAGCTGTAGCGCTCTTCCATCCCTCTTCCATCCCTCttcttccccttcttcttctcttccatcccttctcctcttgtcaaaggtcaaggacCACCTTGGGCCCAAGGTCTCCTGGCCGATGACTATAGGCTGATCTGCCCTGGCAAGGGTCCAGTGCCAGTCACTGAGTTCCTGGATTGCCACTTGGCTAAAGTGGCCGCACACGCTGTGGTGACCCGTTCAGAGATCCGCACCAAGGTGGCCGACTTTCTGAAGCATCAGCAGGTCAGTGATTCATTGCAggtttcttttagtttttggtTGTTTGCActagaaaatatttcattttatggACTAAGTTTATAGATCATCATAATTTGGCTTCTGTaaatctctcctctgtcctcaaccATGCCATAAtctatctcttttttttttttactgtaatggatgctttatttatttgttaatgttttatctctttatttGGTCAAGTATCGTCCTTGTTTGCACCAAGAATAAATCATATTGTCAAATACTTTAAAACGTCTACAGTCACAGTTTTTTCAACTGTGGCAGGAAAAGAgtgaattgatttgttttgaaattcaCTTTAACTTTCAACTGTACTTTTTTGCCTTTGGTT
Above is a window of Hippoglossus hippoglossus isolate fHipHip1 chromosome 17, fHipHip1.pri, whole genome shotgun sequence DNA encoding:
- the tfa gene encoding transferrin-a — protein: MKPLLLLPLLGCLATIASCITNVKWCVTSDREMLKCQALSGVAPVFSCVQRAGTKECVTAIQAGEADAITLDGGEIHTAGLDNLHPIIAEQYSTSAETCYYAVAVVKKGTGFKFGDLRGKKTCHTGVGKSAGWNIPIGTLLNKGYISWAGIDDGNLEDAVAEFFLSSCAPGATNQKLCALCKGNCDKTESNPYYNYHGAFKCLKDGSGEVAFVKHLTVPDDERDGYELLCTDNSRKPIDQYEKCNLAKVPGHAVVTRSDDQELGDFIWKSLDSVKNFDLFSSVTYGGKNLMFKDSTKSLMQLPPNVDHKMYLGPKYLDSIETIKKGKTPSTTSDIKWCVVGDREKVKCDEWSISSLGKDGTNFLCMRGLSSEDCLKKIMYKEADAVAVDGGQVYTAGKCGLVPAMVEQYTQDQCGQSGVTGSFYYAVAVVKKDTVTNWSDLKGKISCHTGMGRTAGWNIPMGLIYEETKNCNLSAYFSSSCAPGANPSSPLCAHCVGNSDSRFKCEASDEERYYGYAGAFRCLARGSADVAFVKHTIVAENTGGQGPPWAQGLLADDYRLICPGKGPVPVTEFLDCHLAKVAAHAVVTRSEIRTKVADFLKHQQGNFGSSATSDSFKMFGSKHGPNLLFKSSTKCLQEIQDDYETFLGPEYMTAMSSLRTCKESTSDLEQLCTYNMC